The following proteins come from a genomic window of Salvia hispanica cultivar TCC Black 2014 chromosome 4, UniMelb_Shisp_WGS_1.0, whole genome shotgun sequence:
- the LOC125222425 gene encoding sodium/proton antiporter 1-like, with protein MISLHSLSASSTSNPFTAKNADAVMSSVVVPHPLKIKLCCTSSHKYLRPSSFCRGVSSRLFLRRNELLLARAEHKARQESSSTSSTSPQLQDSNPPGTCDPLCSIDDTSSEEFEASYQPKTDLVKALAVLAAAGTGALAINHSWVAANQDLAMALLFGIGYAGIIFEESLAFNKSGVGLLMAVSLWVVRSIGAPSTEIAVSQLSQASADVSEIVFFLLGAMTIVEIVDAHQGFKLVTDNITTRKPRTLLWVVGFVTFFLSSVLDNLTSTIVMVSLLRKLVPPSEYRKLLGGVVVIAANAGGAWTPIGDVTTTMLWIHGQISTLQTMKGLVIPSLVSLTVPLALLSLTSEVNGKGQNTADVLASEQMAPRGKLVFSVGIGALLFVPVFKALTGLPPFMGMLFGLGVLWILTDAIHYGESERQRLKVPQALSRIDTQGALFFLGILLSVSSLEAAGILRELANYLDSHIPNVELIASSIGVVSAIIDNVPLVAATMGMYDLSSFPQDSEFWQLVAYCAGTGGSMLVIGSAAGVAYMGMEKVDFFWYLRKISGFAFAGYAAGIAAYLAVHNLDISLPTTLAQVPFLSGS; from the exons ATGATTTCACTCCACTCACTCTCAGCTTCTTCAACTTCCAATCCGTTTACTGCCAAAAACGCCGATGCAGTGATGTCGAGTGTTGTTGTTCCTCATCCTCTTAAAATAAAGCTCTGTTGTACTTCATCTCATAAATACCTGCGCCCGTCTTCGTTTTGTAGAGGAGTGAGCTCAAGGTTGTTTTTGCGCAGGAATGAACTTCTTCTAGCGCGGGCCGAACACAAGGCCCGACAAGAATCCTCTTCTACTTCGTCGACTAGCCCCCAGCTCCAg GACTCAAATCCACCTGGAACATGTGACCCTTTATGTTCTATTGACGATACAAGTTCTGAAGAATTTGAAGCTAGTTACCAACCAAAGACAGATTTGGTGAAAGCTCTTGCAGTTCTGGCAGCTGCTGGAACAGGAGCTCTGGCCATAAATCATTCGTGGGTTGCAGCGAACCAG GATCTTGCAATGGCGTTGTTGTTTGGAATCGGGTATGCTGGAATAATATTTGAGGAATCTCTTGCTTTCAACAAAAGTGGAGTTGGACTTTTGATGGCTGTTAGCTTGTGGGTTGTAAGGAGTATTGGG GCCCCATCAACTGAGATAGCTGTTTCACAGTTGTCTCAAGCATCTGCTGATGTCAGTGAAATAGTGTTTTTCTTGCTTGGTGCAATGACCATTGTGGAGATAGTTGATGCTCATCAAGGGTTCAAGCTGGTCACAGATAACATCACAACTCGCAAGCCAAGAACTCTACTTTGGGTG GTGGgttttgttacatttttcCTCAGCTCAGTCCTCGACAACTTGACATCCACTATTGTCATGGTTTCATTGTTGAGAAAGTTGGTGCCACCTTCAGAATATCGGAA GCTTCTGGGTGGGGTAGTTGTTATAGCAGCAAATGCTGGTGGAGCATGGACACCAATTGGTGATGTTACCACCACCATGCTCTGGATACACGGTCAAATATCCACATTGCAGACAATGAAG GGCTTAGTAATTCCATCGCTGGTTTCACTGACTGTCCCTCTGGCTCTTTTGTCCCTCACTAG TGAAGTTAATGGGAAAGGACAGAACACCGCGGATGTTTTGGCATCAGAACAGATGGCTCCTCGAGGCAAACTTGTTTTCTCTGTTGGAATTGGTGCTCTGTTATTTGTCCCAGTTTTCAAAGCACTCACCGGGCTGCCTCCTTTTATGGGAATGCTGTTTGGACTGGGAGTTCTTTGGATCCTCACCGATGCTATTCACTATGGTGAATCTGAGAGACAGCGCTTGAAAGTACCACAGGCTTTATCAAGAATCGACACTCAAGGAGCTCTTTTCTTCCTTGGTATCCTCCTATCAGTTAGCAG CCTTGAGGCAGCAGGTATTCTGCGGGAATTGGCAAACTACCTCGACTCCCACATACCAAATGTTGAACTGATTGCAAGTTCAATTGGAGTTGTATCTGCGATCATTGACAATGTCCCACTGGTCGCTGCAACAATGGGAATGTATGATCTCTCTTCGTTTCCACAAGATTCAGAGTTTTGGCAGCTAGTAGCATATTGCGCTGGCACAGGTGGATCCATGTTGGTTATCGGCTCCGCTGCTGGTGTTGCATACATGGGGATGGAGAAAGTCGACTTCTTTTGGTACCTCCGGAAG ATAAGTGGCTTCGCTTTTGCTGGTTATGCTGCCGGTATTGCTGCATATTTGGCAGTCCATAATCTTGACATTTCGCTTCCGACAACTCTAGCTCAGGTTCCTTTCCTTTCCGGTTCATAG
- the LOC125222426 gene encoding uncharacterized protein LOC125222426 isoform X1, whose product MATTGYTRVASAAALVVVAMILCTAIPGAGATMFPEVEITLANDGESPVWFMCQMTQKGDSLYELPPNSTYRFSFTHVAFPMRWCYMYIHPGSQGFFWVYTVRSRCTKCFWSIDRHPSLYRNDIGRWERQKLFMPPSFNISNFLLNETQSAR is encoded by the coding sequence ATGGCCACCACGGGATACACCAGGGTGGCCTCGGCTGCAGCATTGGTTGTGGTGGCGATGATCCTCTGCACGGCGATCCCGGGGGCGGGAGCAACCATGTTCCCGGAGGTGGAAATAACGCTGGCTAACGATGGGGAGAGCCCGGTGTGGTTCATGTGCCAGATGACGCAGAAGGGGGACTCCCTGTACGAGCTGCCCCCAAACAGCACGTACCGGTTCAGCTTCACGCACGTGGCCTTCCCGATGCGGTGGTGCTACATGTACATCCACCCGGGCAGCCAGGGCTTCTTCTGGGTGTACACGGTGCGATCCAGATGCACCAAGTGCTTCTGGAGCATCGACAGGCACCCTTCTCTCTACCGCAACGACATCGGCCGGTGGGAGAGGCAGAAGCTCTTCATGCCCCCATCTTTCAATATCTCCAATTTCTTACTTAATGAAACTCAATCTGCCAGATAA
- the LOC125218010 gene encoding probable LRR receptor-like serine/threonine-protein kinase At4g36180: MSHFFTILLLHLIAAAAASSSETAALRAFKSAVKPASIPPSSCLATWNFSFDPCAAPRVTHFTCGVTCANGRVVQLTLDSQGYSGTLTPLISQLTQLVTLDVGENAFHGPIPASIASLPSLRNLILRVNSFSGALPPSIAAAKSLTTLDLARNSISGALPDLSPLQSLTRLDLSYNKLSGALPRLPPNLNELALKSNSLTGQLTKPSLSELTHLMVLELAENSLSGEAPAWLFLLPSLQQIDLAKNGITSVSVAAPSSNSELVAVDLSYNKIEGNLPEEFADYAALRSLALSYNKLRGPIPWQYSRKGSSLRRLYLDGNFLNGSPPQGLFAGAGQVSGSLGDNCLRRCPAASELCLKSQKPASICQQAYGGKPKPKS, from the coding sequence atgtctcattttttcaccatcctcctcctccacctcatcgccgccgccgccgcctcttCATCCGAGACCGCCGCCCTCCGCGCCTTCAAATCCGCCGTGAAGCCCGCCTCCATCCCCCCTTCCTCCTGCCTCGCCACGTGGAACTTCTCCTTCGACCCCTGCGCCGCGCCGCGCGTGACCCACTTCACGTGCGGCGTCACGTGCGCCAACGGCCGAGTCGTCCAACTCACCCTCGACTCGCAGGGCTACTCAGGCACGCTCACCCCGCTCATCTCCCAACTCACCCAACTCGTCACCCTCGACGTCGGCGAGAACGCCTTCCACGGCCCCATCCCGGCCTCCATCGCCTCCCTCCCCAGCCTCCGCAACCTGATCCTCCGCGTCAATTCCTTCTCCGGCGCCCTCCCCCCCTCGATCGCCGCCGCCAAATCGCTCACCACCCTCGATCTCGCCCGCAATTCCATCTCCGGCGCCCTCCCCGACCTCAGCCCCCTCCAATCCCTTACCCGCCTCGACCTCAGCTACAACAAGCTCTCCGGCGCCCTCCCCCGCCTCCCCCCAAATCTCAACGAATTAGCCCTAAAATCCAACTCGCTCACCGGCCAACTCACCAAACCCTCCCTCTCCGAGTTGACTCACCTCATGGTGCTCGAGCTCGCCGAAAACTCCCTCTCCGGCGAGGCTCCGGCGTGGCTCTTCCTCCTCCCGTCGCTGCAGCAGATCGACCTCGCGAAGAACGGCATCACGAGCGTCTCCGTCGCCGCGCCGAGTTCCAACAGCGAGCTCGTGGCGGTGGATTTGAGCTACAATAAGATAGAGGGGAATTTGCCGGAGGAATTCGCCGATTACGCGGCGCTCCGGTCGCTGGCGCTGAGCTACAACAAGCTGAGGGGGCCGATCCCGTGGCAGTACAGCAGGAAGGGATCGTCGCTGCGGAGACTCTACCTGGACGGGAACTTCTTAAACGGCTCGCCGCCGCAGGGGCTGTTCGCCGGCGCCGGGCAGGTGTCGGGCAGCTTGGGAGACAACTGCCTGCGGAGGTGCCCGGCGGCGTCGGAGCTCTGCTTGAAATCGCAGAAACCGGCTTCGATTTGCCAGCAGGCCTATGGTGGGAAACCCAAACCCAAATCTTGA
- the LOC125222424 gene encoding D-3-phosphoglycerate dehydrogenase 3, chloroplastic-like, whose product MATSASSTSLKLSSPSTAASRLRHRPLHSAFGLSSLSLRRDQPRRFVVLSMDAKPTILVSEKLGEAGLSLLKEFANVDCSYNLSPEELCTKISLCDALIVRSGTKVNRDVFESSAGRLKVVGRAGVGIDNVDLAAATEHGCLVVNAPTANTVAAAEHGIALLTAMARNVAQADASVKAGKWERNKYVGVSLVGKTLAVMGFGKVGSEVARRAKGLGMHVIAHDPYAPADRARAIGVELVSFDEAISTADFISLHMPLTAATSKILNDENFAKMKKGVRIINVARGGVIDEEALVRAIDAGIVAQAALDVFTVEPPPKDSKLVQHENVIATPHLGASTMEAQEGVAIEIAEAVVGALKGELAATAVNAPMVPAQVLTELKPYVALAEKLGRLAVQLVAGGSGVKTVKVTYASARAPDDLDTRLLRAMIIKGLIEPISSVFVNLVNADFTAKQRGLRITEERIILDGSPESPLESVQVQIANVDSKFASAISDAGEVTVEGRVKDGIPHLTKVGSFEVDVSLEGSLILCRQVDQPGMIGKVGSILGQENVNVSFMTVGRIAPRKQAVMAIGVDEEPSKQSLKRIGEISAVEEFVYLKL is encoded by the exons ATGGCGACGTCAGCTTCGTCGACATCCCTCAAGCTCTCGTCGccctccaccgccgcctcACGCCTGCGCCACCGCCCCCTCCACTCCGCCTTCGGCCTCAGCAGCCTCTCCCTCCGCCGCGACCAGCCCCGCCGCTTCGTCGTCCTCTCCATGGACGCGAAGCCGACGATCCTCGTCTCGGAGAAGCTCGGCGAGGCCGGCCTGAGCCTCCTCAAGGAGTTCGCCAACGTCGATTGCTCCTACAACCTCAGCCCCGAGGAGCTCTGCACCAAGATCTCGCTCTGCGACGCGCTCATCGTCAGGAGCGGGACCAAGGTCAACCGCGACGTCTTCGAGTCCTCCGCCGGGAGGCTCAAGGTCGTCGGCAGGGCCGGCGTCGGGATCGATAACGTGGATCTGGCCGCGGCGACCGAGCACGGCTGCCTCGTGGTGAATGCGCCCACTGCCAACACCGTCGCCGCTGCGGAGCACGGCATAGCGCTGCTCACCGCCATGGCTAGGAATGTTGCTCAAGCCGACGCGTCTGTGAAAGCTG GTAAATGGGAGAGGAACAAATACGTTGGTGTGTCTCTTGTTGGTAAGACGCTGGCAGTGATGGGTTTCGGTAAGGTTGGATCAGAAGTTGCTAGGCGTGCAAAGGGGCTCGGTATGCATGTCATTGCGCACGACCCCTATGCCCCAGCTGACCGTGCTCGGGCAATAGGCGTGGAGCTTGTGAGCTTTGACGAGGCTATTTCAACGGCTGATTTCATTTCACTTCACATGCCACTCACCGCTGCTACATCGAAAATTCtcaatgatgaaaattttgcGAAGATGAAAAAGGGTGTTAGAATCATCAATGTTGCTCGTGGAGGTGTGATTGATGAAGAAGCATTGGTGAGGGCCATTGATGCTGGAATTGTAGCACAG GCAGCACTGGATGTCTTCACAGTCGAGCCACCGCCCAAGGATAGCAAGTTGGTACAGCATGAAAATGTGATTGCTACACCACATCTTGGTGCCAGCACGATGGAAGCCCAG GAAGGAGTTGCTATTGAAATTGCTGAAGCTGTGGTAGGGGCGTTGAAGGGGGAACTTGCGGCAACTGCTGTCAATGCACCCATGGTTCCTGCTCAG GTTCTCACCGAGCTGAAGCCCTATGTTGCCCTTGCTGAGAAGCTTGGCAGGCTTGCTGTCCAACTAGTTGCAGGCGGGAGTGGTGTGAAAACTGTGAAAGTTACATATGCGTCCGCTAGGGCTCCAGATGATCTAGACACACGGCTGCTCCGCGCTATGATCATTAAGGGTCTGATAGAGCCCATCTCAAGCGTCTTCGTGAATTTGGTGAATGCTGATTTCACGGCCAAACAGAGGGGCCTCCGCATAACTGAGGAACGTATCATCCTGGACGGTTCACCTGAAAGCCCACTCGAGTCGGTCCAAGTCCAGATTGCCAACGTTGATTCGAAATTTGCCAGTGCCATATCCGATGCCGGTGAGGTCACAGTGGAAGGACGAGTCAAGGATGGAATTCCACATCTGACAAAGGTGGGGTCGTTCGAAGTGGATGTGAGCTTGGAAGGCAGTCTGATTCTGTGCAGGCAAGTTGATCAGCCAGGGATGATTGGGAAAGTGGGTAGCATTCTAGGACAGGAGAATGTGAACGTGAGCTTCATGACCGTCGGAAGGATAGCCCCGAGGAAGCAAGCTGTGATGGCCATCGGAGTAGACGAAGAGCCAAGCAAGCAGTCGTTGAAGAGGATTGGTGAAATCTCAGCCGTTGAGGAGTTTGTCTACCTAAAGCTTTAA
- the LOC125222426 gene encoding uncharacterized protein LOC125222426 isoform X2 — MCIRELIRVASAAALVVVAMILCTAIPGAGATMFPEVEITLANDGESPVWFMCQMTQKGDSLYELPPNSTYRFSFTHVAFPMRWCYMYIHPGSQGFFWVYTVRSRCTKCFWSIDRHPSLYRNDIGRWERQKLFMPPSFNISNFLLNETQSAR, encoded by the exons ATGTGCATCAGAGAGTTAATCAG GGTGGCCTCGGCTGCAGCATTGGTTGTGGTGGCGATGATCCTCTGCACGGCGATCCCGGGGGCGGGAGCAACCATGTTCCCGGAGGTGGAAATAACGCTGGCTAACGATGGGGAGAGCCCGGTGTGGTTCATGTGCCAGATGACGCAGAAGGGGGACTCCCTGTACGAGCTGCCCCCAAACAGCACGTACCGGTTCAGCTTCACGCACGTGGCCTTCCCGATGCGGTGGTGCTACATGTACATCCACCCGGGCAGCCAGGGCTTCTTCTGGGTGTACACGGTGCGATCCAGATGCACCAAGTGCTTCTGGAGCATCGACAGGCACCCTTCTCTCTACCGCAACGACATCGGCCGGTGGGAGAGGCAGAAGCTCTTCATGCCCCCATCTTTCAATATCTCCAATTTCTTACTTAATGAAACTCAATCTGCCAGATAA
- the LOC125218736 gene encoding probable LRR receptor-like serine/threonine-protein kinase At4g37250, whose translation MITSIHLLLLLLLSLLSSSSPLNLDGTLLLSLKYSIISDPLSLLYNWDYNDATPCLWTGVACAQVVDSLGFPDFYRVTGLTLSNASITGNVPEDLGFIPHLATLDLSGNLFSGNLPHSLFNASRLRVLDLSGNAFSGSIPAIADAAAISFLNLSGNKLSGNVPRMSPNLTVVSLRRNYLSGEIPAGIGSVQVFDVSSNLINGSLPVGFGGGSLRYLNLSSNRIAGGIPTDFAARIPANATIDISFNRLSGEIPANAALVNQKKEAFAGNVDLCGKPVEKLCTVPSTLSSPPNVTAANDSSSAAAIAAIPKTIGSSPETESPAGGGNPIAAQRHGLKPGVIAGIAVVPLAAVGVLCALILFIYQKRKNVAADKIDGGAIPATAKHELKKDPDVKETRTHPIWPCLTINNAEETSEATVSDCDDQQRDPAIENRKAKRERLLVMVDGETELEAETLFKASAYVLGSSGGAIVYKAVLQDGTAFAVRRIGEGVGKLKEFEQRFKAVAKLQHRNLVRLRGFYWGEDEKLVISDYVYNGSLANVAFRKIGSSPYHLPFMTRLNIVKGVARGLTYIHDKKSVHGNIKPSNILLTADMEPVISDFGLHGLIYGKQARKFDGPVQHFGSRRSTTLQIDPHETGSPYMGPAVFVGCTSPYHAPESLNNLKPHPKWDVYSFGILLLELLTGKVFSDRDLSQWTVGAVAENPDRVLRMADMAIRGDVAAHEEGMVAWFKLGFSCASLVPQKRPCMRDALHVLEKYPCWVN comes from the exons ATGATCACCTCCATccatctccttctccttctccttctctctctcctctcttctTCATCACCTCTCAACTTAGATGGCACCCTTCTCCTCTCCCTCAAATACTCCATCATCAGCGACCCTCTATCCCTTCTCTACAACTGGGACTACAACGACGCCACCCCTTGTCTCTGGACCGGCGTCGCGTGCGCCCAAGTCGTCGACAGCCTCGGCTTCCCGGACTTCTACCGGGTCACTGGCCTCACCCTCTCCAACGCTAGCATCACCGGAAACGTACCGGAGGACTTGGGCTTCATCCCGCACCTCGCAACCCTAGACCTCTCCGGCAACCTCTTCAGCGGCAATCTCCCTCACTCGCTCTTCAATGCTTCACGCCTCCGCGTCCTTGATCTCTCCGGCAACGCCTTCTCCGGCTCCATACCGGCGATCGCGGATGCTGCTGCTATCTCCTTCCTCAACTTGTCCGGCAACAAGTTGTCCGGTAATGTGCCGCGGATGAGTCCTAATCTTACTGTTGTTTCTCTCCGGAGAAATTATCTCTCCGGCGAGATTCCGGCGGGGATCGGATCGGTTCAGGTTTTCGACGTTTCGTCGAATTTAATCAACGGATCGCTGCCGGTTGGGTTCGGCGGCGGGAGTTTGCGCTATCTGAATCTCTCGTCGAATCGGATCGCCGGAGGTATTCCGACGGACTTCGCGGCGCGGATTCCGGCCAATGCCACGATTGATATCTCGTTTAATCGTCTCTCCGGCGAGATTCCGGCGAATGCGGCGCTGGTGAATCAGAAGAAGGAGGCGTTCGCCGGGAATGTGGATCTCTGCGGCAAACCGGTGGAGAAACTGTGCACGGTTCCTTCCACGCTGTCGTCGCCGCCGAACGTCACGGCGGCGAATGATTCCTCCTCCGCGGCGGCGATCGCCGCCATTCCGAAGACGATCGGGTCCTCGCCGGAGACGGAATCCCCCGCCGGCGGCGGGAACCCGATCGCTGCGCAGCGGCACGGGCTGAAGCCGGGAGTAATTGCAGGGATTGCGGTTGTACCTTTAGCTGCAGTAGGAGTACTCTGCGCCCTAATTTTGTTCATCTACCAGAAGAGGAAAAATGTCGCCGCCGATAAAATCGACGGCGGCGCGATTCCGGCAACCGCCAAACACGAATTAAAAAAGGATCCAGACGTTAAAGAGACGAGGACTCACCCGATTTGGCCTTGCTTGACGATTAACAACGCGGAGGAAACGTCGGAGGCCACAGTTTCAGATTGCGACGATCAACAACGTGATCCGGCGATTGAAAACCGGAAAGCGAAGAGGGAGAGGTTGCTGGTGATGGTGGACGGAGAGACGGAGCTGGAAGCGGAGACGCTGTTCAAGGCGTCGGCGTATGTTCTAGGATCGAGCGGCGGCGCCATTGTTTACAAAGCGGTGCTGCAGGACGGGACGGCGTTTGCGGTGAGGAGGATCGGAGAGGGCGTGGGGAAGCTGAAGGAGTTCGAGCAACGGTTCAAGGCGGTGGCGAAGCTGCAGCACCGGAATCTGGTGCGGCTGAGAGGCTTCTATTGGGGAGAAGACGAGAAGCTTGTCATCTCTGATTATGTCTATAATGGAAGCTTAGCCAACGTTGCTTTCA gaaaaattGGGTCGTCACCATACCATTTGCCTTTCATGACCCGGCTCAACATAGTGAAAGGTGTAGCTAGAGGGCTAACTTACATCCATGACAAGAAAAGTGTGCATGGCAACATAAAGCCTAGCAACATTCTCTTGACAGCTGACATGGAGCCCGTAATAAGTGATTTCGGGCTCCATGGCCTCATCTACGGGAAGCAAGCCCGAAAGTTCGATGGCCCGGTCCAACACTTTGGAAGTAGGAGATCGACCACGTTACAAATTGATCCACACGAAACTGGGAGCCCCTATATGGGGCCAGCCGTGTTTGTGGGGTGCACATCCCCATATCATGCACCCGAGTCCCTCAACAACCTCAAGCCCCACCCGAAGTGGGATGTGTACTCTTTTGGGATCTTGTTGCTCGAGTTGTTGACCGGGAAAGTCTTCTCGGACCGGGACTTGAGCCAGTGGACCGTTGGTGCAGTGGCTGAGAACCCGGATCGGGTCTTGAGAATGGCTGACATGGCAATAAGGGGTGATGTGGCGGCCCACGAGGAGGGCATGGTGGCTTGGTTCAAGCTAGGTTTTAGTTGTGCTTCATTGGTCCCTCAAAAAAGACCTTGCATGAGAGATGCACTTCATGTATTGGAGAAATATCCATGTTGGgttaattaa